A single Apodemus sylvaticus chromosome 20, mApoSyl1.1, whole genome shotgun sequence DNA region contains:
- the Sirt6 gene encoding NAD-dependent protein deacylase sirtuin-6 isoform X1 — protein MSVNYAAGLSPYADKGKCGLPEIFDPPEELECKVWELARLMWQSSNVVFHTGAGISTASGIPDFRGPHGVWTMEERGLAPKFDTTFENARPSKTHMALVQLERMGFLSFLVSQNVDGLHVRSGFPRDKLAELHGNMFVEECPKCKTQYVRDTVVGTMGLKATGRLCTVAKARGLRACRGELRDTILDWEDALPDRDLMLADEASRTADLSVTLGTSLQIRPSGNLPLATKRRGGRLVIVNLQPTKHDRQADLRIHGYVDEVMCRLMKLLGLEIPTWDGPCVLDKALPPLPRPVAPKAEPPMHLNGSVHASCKPNPHSPIPHRPPKRVKTEDAPS, from the exons ATGTCGGTGAATTATGCAGCAGGGTTGTCGCCATACGCGGATAAGGGCAAGTGCGGGCTGCCCGAG ATCTTCGACCCACCAGAGGAGCTGGAATGCAAGGTGTGGGAGCTGGCCCGGCTGATGTGGCAGTCCTCCAACGTGGTTTTCCACACGGGTGCCGGCATCAGCACCGCCTCTGGCATCCCCGACTTCAG GGGTCCCCATGGCGTGTGGACCATGGAGGAGCGTGGCCTGGCACCCAAGTTTGACACCACCTTTGAGAATGCTCGGCCCTCGAAGACCCACATGGCCCTGGTTCAGCTGGAACGCATGGGTTTCCTCAGCTTCCTGGTCAGCCAGAACGTGGACGGGCTGCACGTGCGCTCCGGCTTCCCCAG GGACAAGCTGGCTGAGCTGCACGGGAACATGTTTGTAGAGGAATGTCCCAAGTGTAAGAC GCAGTACGTGAGAGACACAGTTGTGGGTACCATGGGCCTCAAGGCCACAGGCCGGCTCTGCACTGTAGCCAAGGCAAGGGGACTTCGGGCCTGTAG AGGGGAGCTGAGGGACACCATTCTGGACTGGGAGGATGCGCTGCCTGACCGGGATCTGATGCTTGCTGATGAGGCCAGCAG GACCGCAGACCTGTCCGTCACACTGGGTACCTCGCTGCAGATTCGCCCCAGTGGGAACCTGCCCCTTGCCACTAAGCGCCGCGGAGGCCGTCTAGTCATTGTCAACCTGCAACCCACAAAACAT GACCGCCAGGCTGACCTGCGCATCCACGGCTACGTGGATGAGGTGATGTGCAGGCTCATGAAGCTTCTGGGGTTGGAGATTCCTACCTGGGATGGACCCTGCGTGCTAGACAAAGCCCTGCCACCTCTGCCACGCCCAGTAGCACCCAAGGCTGAGCCCCCCATGCATCTCAATGGTTCAGTGCATGCTTCATGTAAGCCCAACCCCCACAGCCCTATACCCCATAGGCCCCCAAAAAGAGTGAAGACAGAGGATGCCCCCAGCTGA